The Ahaetulla prasina isolate Xishuangbanna chromosome 3, ASM2864084v1, whole genome shotgun sequence genome window below encodes:
- the LOC131195663 gene encoding mas-related G-protein coupled receptor member H-like, with product MDIASPSPLTVLLPQINATSTGKNRTCYDSGINEEVLIFAIFTMLFCVLGMLGNGLVIWLLGSSVKKNTFAIYIINLSVADFGFLTFELIIEIHWLFTRLYCDFPYELFQTGLLLMYSTGQFLLTVISIDRCVSVLFPIWYRCHRPTHLFTTVCAVTWTISFILSSIHFTIIAVDGFGNSYTLMYQFIVNSVLCLPLMTISSVILFSKICFISKSQRRRQLLTAILLTLFFFLVLAFPLNAFYIILYVFKYIPPNLVHYGYLCTCINSSINPLIYYLVGRQKSKTQRNIKDLLQKVFKEEENCTDQMETSEGSKI from the coding sequence ATGGATATAGCATCTCCCTCTCCTCTCACTGTCTTATTACCACAAATCAATGCAACATCCACTGGCAAAAACAGAACCTGTTATGATTCCGGCATAAATGAAGAAGTGCTTATTTTTGCAATCTTCACTATGCTTTTCTGTGTATTGGGAATGTTGGGCAACGGCCTCGTGATTTGGCTGCTGGGCTCCTCCGTTAAGAAGAATACTTTTGCCATTTATATTATCAACCTCTCGGTGGCGGACTTTGGATTCCTCACCTTTGAGCTGATTATAGAAATCCACTGGCTTTTTACACGTCTGTATTGTGACTTTCCCTATGAACTCTTCCAAACGGGCCTGCTGTTAATGTACAGTACGGGGCAATTTCTCCTGACCGTCATCAGCATCGACAGGTGTGTTTCAGTTCTTTTCCCAATTTGGTATCGATGCCACCGGCCGACGCATCTCTTCACTACTGTGTGTGCCGTCACCTGGACCATTTCCTTCATCCTCTCTTCCATTCATTTCACAATTATAGCGGTTGATGGATTTGGAAACAGTTATACTCTGATGTATCAATTCATCGTTAACTCTGTGCTCTgtctcccacttatgaccatcTCCAGTGTCATCTTATTTAGCAAAATCTGCTTCATATCCAAAAGCCAAAGGCGGAGGCAGCTTTTGACAGCTATTTTGCtcactcttttctttttcttagtcTTGGCTTTTCCACTCAATGCCTTTTATATTATCCTGTACGTTTTCAAATATATACCTCCCAACCTTGTGCATTATGGCTATTTATGCACCTGTATCAACAGCAGCATTAACCCTCTGATCTATTATCTGGTGGGGAGACAGAAGAGTAAGACTCAGAGAAACATCAAAGACTTGCTGCAGAAAGTTTTCAAGGAGGAAGAAAATTGTACTGATCAAATGGAAACTTCAGAAGGCTCCAAGATCTGA
- the LOC131196112 gene encoding mas-related G-protein coupled receptor member H-like, with the protein MDIASPSPFTVLLPQINATSTGKNRTCYDSGINEEVLIFAIFTMLFCVLGMLGNGLVIWLLGSSVKRNTFAIYIINLSVADFGFLTFELIIEIHWLFTRLYCDFPYELFQTGLLLMYSTGQFLLTVISIDRCVSVLFPIWYRCHRPMHLFTTVCAVIWAISFILSSIHFTIIAVDGFGNSYTLMYQFIVNAVLCLPLMTISSVTLFIKICFISKSQRRRQLLTAILLTLFFFLVLAFPLNAFYFILYVFKYIHPNLVHYGYLCTCINSGINPVIYYLVGRQRGKARKGIKDLFQKVFKEEELSTDELETSEGSKI; encoded by the coding sequence ATGGATATAGCATCTCCCTCTCCTTTCACTGTCTTATTACCACAAATCAATGCAACATCCACTGGCAAAAACAGAACCTGCTATGATTCCGGCATAAATGAAGAAGTGCTTATTTTTGCAATCTTCACTATGCTTTTCTGTGTATTGGGAATGCTGGGCAACGGCCTCGTGATTTGGCTGCTGGGCTCCTCCGTTAAGAGAAACACTTTTGCCATTTATATTATCAACCTCTCGGTGGCGGACTTTGGATTCCTCACCTTTGAGCTGATTATCGAAATCCACTGGCTTTTTACACGTCTGTATTGTGACTTTCCCTATGAACTCTTCCAAACGGGCCTGCTGTTAATGTACAGTACGGGGCAATTTCTCCTGACCGTCATCAGCATCGACAGGTGTGTTTCAGTTCTTTTCCCAATTTGGTATCGATGCCACCGGCCGATGCACCTGTTCACTACTGTGTGTGCCGTCATCTGGGCCATTTCCTTCATCCTCTCTTCCATTCATTTCACAATTATAGCGGTTGATGGATTTGGAAACAGTTATACTCTGATGTATCAATTCATCGTTAACGCTGTGCTTTgcctcccacttatgaccatcTCCAGTGTCACCTTATTTATCAAAATCTGCTTCATATCCAAAAGCCAGAGGCGGAGGCAGCTTTTGACAGCTATTTTGCTCacgcttttcttcttcttagtgTTGGCTTTTCCACTCAATGCCTTTTATTTTATCCTGTACGTTTTCAAATATATACATCCCAACCTTGTACATTACGGCTACTTGTGTACCTGCATCAACAGCGGCATTAACCCCGTGATCTATTACCTGGTGGGGAGACAAAGAGGCAAAGCCAGGAAAGGCATCAAAGACTTGTTCCAGAAGGTTTTCAAGGAGGAGGAACTCTCTACTGATGAACTGGAGACATCGGAAGGCTCCAAGATCTGA